The following proteins are co-located in the Streptomyces bottropensis ATCC 25435 genome:
- a CDS encoding alpha/beta fold hydrolase, producing the protein MSVFVLLHGAWHGGWVWQRVAARLRAAGHDVHAPTLTGVSDRAHLLSPQVGLATHVQDAVALIEAHDLRDVVLVGHSYAGQVVTGVADRVPERLAGRVHLDAFVGDDGDAAIGLLPPAVAGHYRESVAGPGFGWLIPVRSLSVLGVREQSDLDWLGPRLTPHPWLTYTEPLRLTGKADHVPGVFVECTDWMRVFTPHAERAAARGWPVHEIATGHEAMVTAPGELADMLLDVAGSRL; encoded by the coding sequence ATGAGCGTGTTCGTCCTCCTGCACGGGGCCTGGCACGGCGGTTGGGTGTGGCAGCGTGTGGCAGCGCGGTTGCGCGCCGCCGGGCACGACGTGCACGCCCCCACCCTCACCGGAGTGAGCGACCGCGCCCACCTGCTCAGTCCTCAAGTGGGCCTCGCGACGCACGTCCAGGACGCCGTGGCCCTGATCGAGGCCCACGACCTGCGGGACGTGGTGCTCGTCGGACACAGCTACGCCGGTCAGGTCGTCACCGGCGTCGCCGACCGTGTCCCGGAGCGGTTGGCCGGACGGGTCCACCTCGACGCCTTCGTCGGCGACGACGGGGACGCGGCGATCGGCCTGCTGCCCCCCGCCGTCGCCGGCCACTACCGGGAGTCCGTGGCCGGGCCGGGCTTCGGCTGGCTCATCCCGGTGCGCTCGCTGAGCGTTCTGGGTGTGCGGGAACAGTCGGACCTGGACTGGCTCGGCCCCCGCCTCACCCCGCACCCGTGGCTGACCTACACCGAGCCGTTGCGGCTGACCGGAAAGGCCGACCACGTGCCCGGCGTCTTCGTCGAATGCACCGACTGGATGCGGGTGTTCACCCCGCACGCCGAGCGCGCCGCCGCCCGGGGGTGGCCAGTCCACGAGATCGCCACCGGTCACGAGGCCATGGTCACCGCCCCCGGTGAACTGGCGGACATGTTGCTGGATGTCGCCGGCTCCCGTCTGTAG
- a CDS encoding muconolactone Delta-isomerase family protein has translation MEFLVRTENTLPPDTPDDVRASLREGERARARELREAGILKRLWRVPGRNATIGLYEAADPAELHDALVSLPMWKWMDITVEALATHPQEKAP, from the coding sequence ATGGAATTCCTCGTCCGCACCGAGAACACCCTGCCCCCGGACACCCCTGACGACGTCCGTGCGAGCCTGCGCGAGGGAGAGCGCGCACGGGCGCGGGAACTCCGCGAGGCAGGGATCCTGAAACGGCTGTGGCGGGTACCGGGCCGCAACGCGACCATCGGCCTGTACGAGGCGGCCGACCCGGCGGAACTGCACGACGCCCTGGTGTCCCTGCCGATGTGGAAGTGGATGGACATCACCGTGGAGGCCCTGGCCACCCATCCGCAGGAGAAGGCACCATGA